Proteins encoded in a region of the Sugiyamaella lignohabitans strain CBS 10342 chromosome B, complete sequence genome:
- a CDS encoding Protein BRE4 gives MAVLVSSVITNKDSSKPKGVRRSRSSIENSISERTSLLSSVGGTVRIDSGAATTTHDVFAETAASNEDNASSLQRLIKTYEDARQFIFSRKGKNILKCSVAYFIGSLAVYTPIGTWLYGHSDNKHMICTVCVYFHPARTAGSMTEAILFALFALAFGLIIALSSMIVSALFTDWDLIYVGYVIDLLVFVGGGLGVIAFTKQMVNKPTFNTACSLASIFLVTILTKEGNVQAGTLSLSKLLQSFMFVLSGVILSTTISYLVWPESAILKLKESLNKSMDVHSDLLTFIANKFINGQDINTSEFEKLNEELSKTYKSLQTNLHEAKFELLSTGRECEYEVFQRLIQSSNSLSLHLGGLSNSANIQWHLLNGEESDDESQDESTTNGDTDVTAVRHRVNGSARPDGRDSDDSSVTSIEDIISRRSVSPPVSGESSSAIAPDSVSAELFSIFTFHLGPPMISFFSTIKEILDNLPFGNSPNYEVSLHPQYKASLDLATELYSTAREEALAGVYAHEIFQVERDFDTAADEEAIAASCGNFSYVLEDFGWELSVFITALEDYRNIIENRPRRSFKWARFWESRSKTFDNSTSSGTANDNTGPDVDGADTERGTDPANPLRRSPTANTHNVKSFAELDWLIKKSTTEKKQKTSLSLRIWRSMHAFRRTDVQFGIKVGIGAIIFAIPAFSPSLRPIFSTWRGEWGLITYAIVMSKSVGGTTVTIPIRFLGTLLGAAAAFVAWTLFPENQYVLSFLGWVMACLCFYIILFWDTKQAFGRFILLTFNLTVLYSYSLTVYDNDDDDDEGGAHPIVREIAFHRFVSVFVGSLWAVFIAFIILPNSARKRLRDILSVQWLKMGLVWKADCLKTIPRKSAADEPRLVGIQGEADLQSTMVELQTLLGFAPNELRLKGPFPTLQYKNILNCTQRILDGFQNIGVLVAKYPKPSSNELELIAYTAADRRELCSRIFLFFYLISSAIKLGFPLPDKLPSTTHAIDRMLAKMSDYRQRAIAARSDHGDSSTTASKPPPDEEDFVLFYSYLLVTVSITEELAKIAIQVQDLFGTIEEDMFTVS, from the coding sequence ATGGCTGTACTTGTATCAAGTGTGATAACTAACAAAGACAGTTCGAAACCAAAAGGAGTTCGTCGGTCAAGAAGCAGCATCGAAAACTCCATAAGCGAAAGAACAAGCCTTCTGAGCTCTGTAGGTGGCACGGTAAGAATTGATTCTGGCGCAGCTACCACAACACACGATGTATTTGCCGAGACTGCTGCCAGTAATGAGGATAATGCTTCTAGTTTACAAAGGCTCATCAAGACATATGAAGATGCTCGCCAGTTCATCTTCTCACGCAAAGGAAAGAACATCCTTAAATGTTCAGTAGCATATTTTATTGGATCGTTGGCTGTTTACACACCAATAGGAACCTGGTTGTATGGTCATAGCGATAATAAGCATATGATTTGTACTGTCTGTGTCTACTTCCATCCAGCTAGAACTGCTGGTAGTATGACTGAAGCTATATTATTTGCTCTATTTGCTCTGGCATTTGGATTGATTATCGCGCTATCATCAATGATTGTGTCGGCTCTGTTTACAGACTGGGATCTGATATACGTTGGGTATGTCATCGACCTGCTTGTCTTTGTAGGGGGTGGTTTAGGTGTGATTGCATTTACCAAACAAATGGTCAACAAGCCCACTTTCAACACTGCCTGCTCACTGGCTAGCATATTTCTCGTTACTATATTGACAAAAGAAGGCAATGTACAGGCCGGAACACTGTCTTTGTCGAAATTACTCCAGTCGTTTATGTTTGTGTTATCAGGTGTCAtcttgtcaacaacaatatcaTACTTAGTATGGCCCGAGAGTGCTATATTGAAGCTTAAAGAGTCCCTTAACAAGTCAATGGATGTTCATTCTGATTTGCTGACTTTTATCGCCAACAAGTTCATCAATGGACAAGATATCAACACCAGCgagtttgaaaaattgaatGAGGAGCTTAGCAAAACATACAAATCATTACAGACCAATCTACATGAAGCCAAGTTCGAACTCCTTTCTACTGGTAGAGAGTGTGAATATGAGGTATTTCAAAGACTTATACAATCAAGTAATAGTCTATCTCTGCATTTAGGAGGTCTCAGCAACAGTGCGAATATTCAATGGCATTTATTAAACGGCGAGGAAAGTGACGATGAGAGTCAAGATGAAAGCACTACAAACGGTGATACTGACGTCACGGCTGTTCGACACAGAGTAAATGGATCTGCTCGACCTGACGGTCGCGATTCAGACGACTCATCCGTTACTTCTATCGAAGATATTATCAGTCGTAGATCggtatcaccaccagtgaGTGGTGAAAGCTCATCTGCAATTGCACCCGATTCAGTGTCTGCAGAACTGTTCAGCATTTTTACCTTCCATCTGGGTCCGCCTatgatttcatttttttccaCCATTAAAGAAATCCTCGATAATCTGCCCTTTGGTAACTCTCCTAACTACGAGGTCTCTCTCCACCCTCAATATAAAGCGAGTCTGGACTTAGCGACGGAGCTATACTCTACTGCTCGTGAAGAGGCTCTTGCGGGGGTTTATGCACACGAAATTTTCCAGGTTGAGCGAGACTTTGATACTGCCgccgatgaagaagctatCGCCGCTAGTTGTGGTAATTTTTCCTATGTTCTCGAGGACTTTGGCTGGGAGTTAAGTGTATTTATTACTGCTCTTGAAGACTACCGAAATATAATCGAGAATCGTCCAAGGAGATCTTTTAAATGGGCCAGATTCTGGGAGTCTAGGTCGAAAACATTTGACAATTCGACAAGCTCAGGAACGGCAAACGACAATACAGGTCCAGATGTTGATGGAGCAGATACAGAGCGTGGAACTGATCCTGCCAATCCATTACGTCGCTCGCCTACTGCCAATACTCACAATGTCAAGAGTTTTGCTGAGCTTGATTGGCTAATaaagaaatcaacaaccgagaaaaaacaaaagacGTCACTCAGTTTGCGAATATGGCGAAGTATGCACGCTTTTAGAAGAACTGATGTGCAATTTGGCATTAAGGTCGGTATTGGAGCCATCATCTTTGCAATTCCTGCATTTTCTCCATCTCTTAGACCCATTTTCAGTACCTGGCGGGGTGAATGGGGTCTAATCACTTATGCAATTGTCATGAGCAAATCAGTCGGTGGTACCACAGTGACTATTCCTATTCGATTTCTGGGTACCTTACTGGGTGCAGCAGCGGCATTCGTGGCATGGACTCTCTTTCCCGAAAACCAATACGTCCTATCGTTCCTGGGATGGGTAATGGCCTGTTTATGTTTTTACATCATTCTCTTTTGGGATACCAAACAAGCATTTGGCCGGTTCATTCTTCTCACTTTTAATCTGACAGTCCTTTATTCCTACTCGCTAACTGTATATGAtaacgacgatgatgatgacgaaggaGGAGCACATCCCATTGTAAGGGAGATCGCCTTCCATCGATTTGTCTCGGTCTTTGTGGGATCTCTTTGGGCAGTTTTCATTGCATTCATAATCTTACCCAACAGTGCTAGAAAGCGTCTTCGAGACATTCTCTCTGTGCAGTGGCTCAAAATGGGTCTAGTATGGAAAGCCGATTGTTTAAAGACCATTCCCCGAAAGTCTGCAGCTGATGAACCAAGACTGGTGGGTATTCAAGGAGAAGCTGATTTACAGAGTACCATGGTCGAATTACAAACACTTCTTGGGTTTGCTCCTAATGAACTTAGACTCAAGGGTCCATTCCCCACTCTtcaatacaaaaatattcTCAATTGCACCCAGAGAATTCTTGACGGATTTCAAAACATAGGCGTGTTGGTAGCCAAATATCCCAAACCAAGTTCCAATGAGCTGGAGCTTATTGCGTACACTGCAGCAGATCGAAGAGAACTGTGCAGCAGAAtattcctcttcttctatcTAATATCTTCGGCTATCAAGCTTGGCTTCCCGCTCCCTGACAAGTTGCCATCAACCACTCACGCCATTGATCGAATGCTGGCTAAGATGAGCGACTATAGACAAcgagcaatagcagcacgCAGCGATCATGGCGACTCTTCCACGACGGCCTCTAAACCACCCCCGGATGAAGAGGACTTCGTACTGTTTTATTCATATTTGCTCGTTACTGTGAGTATAACTGAAGAGCTGGCCAAAATAGCAATCCAAGTGCAAGACCTCTTTGGTACAATTGAAGAGGATATGTTTACAGTCTCATAA
- the ATG2 gene encoding Atg2p (Peripheral membrane protein required for autophagic vesicle formation; also required for vesicle formation during pexophagy and the cytoplasm-to-vaucole targeting (Cvt) pathway; involved in Atg9p cycling between the phagophore assembly site and mitochondria; essential for cell cycle progression from G2/M to G1 under nitrogen starvation; forms cytoplasmic foci upon DNA replication stress; GO_component: GO:0005737 - cytoplasm [Evidence IDA] [PMID 11382760]; GO_component: GO:0005737 - cytoplasm [Evidence IDA] [PMID 22842922]; GO_component: GO:0019898 - extrinsic component of membrane [Evidence IDA] [PMID 11382760]; GO_component: GO:0016020 - membrane [Evidence IEA]; GO_component: GO:0000407 - pre-autophagosomal structure [Evidence IDA] [PMID 11689437]; GO_component: GO:0000407 - pre-autophagosomal structure [Evidence IDA] [PMID 18497569]; GO_component: GO:0034045 - pre-autophagosomal structure membrane [Evidence IEA]; GO_function: GO:0003674 - molecular_function [Evidence ND]; GO_process: GO:0032258 - CVT pathway [Evidence IMP] [PMID 11382761]; GO_process: GO:0000045 - autophagic vacuole assembly [Evidence IMP] [PMID 11382761]; GO_process: GO:0006914 - autophagy [Evidence IEA,IEA]; GO_process: GO:0006914 - autophagy [Evidence IMP] [PMID 23382696]; GO_process: GO:0044805 - late nucleophagy [Evidence IMP] [PMID 22768199]; GO_process: GO:0000422 - mitochondrion degradation [Evidence IMP] [PMID 19793921]; GO_process: GO:0030242 - peroxisome degradation [Evidence IDA,IEP,IMP] [PMID 11382760]; GO_process: GO:0034727 - piecemeal microautophagy of nucleus [Evidence IMP] [PMID 18701704]; GO_process: GO:0015031 - protein transport [Evidence IEA]; GO_process: GO:0006810 - transport [Evidence IEA]) — MAPSWLPQNIQKRIFRYILARLEVFSDLDLKNLDVSVGTKTNLTLREVQLDTDKFTLPNGVFVRSGKLGTLNLSIGVGNGVEIDGTDVEFTVALSSSSLDEDDLTDLLSRTTADLAVSLLDDNTREKQHGSSAKDSKKSQDTSDSDSDDSGTGVTGYGFGELPNMVTKVADTALSQLSIMLHGIKLRLIIDEDCSLEIHVSKVQLSTGKDGLRTIRVSEIEILTPKIKDTVENNDDDDILNHETDTERGGEDSFHMDEMQNSLMQSTLFSHEEASTMYMSAMSSMLQSKEQEAQLDRLLWCDFSELSFKGLLRSDFSLNIGTVNISTVPVSHVLSTIVNFVLKFESNTTKAKEDASNGLTHNDHDNGNLIASNEVTDNSQATQFTLKAGVKAVHISMSSLLPDGLFESEESLTFEVSSINLNIDNKQQLLTVSNIILRQGNEPVVWFAKKTGDEDEDLVCHLGNKVTVLLPHPASFYFDTDTIVNISEAIKLFSDLQISQPSQSPSSSLSSLRPKDGKNVTAKFNTIEGQINTGSTTVRATIFPSNFENGKLLIDTVRFSIKHNDSTYKAGSIEVQDISIVFGGQSLALSTAIFSPDLEQIQAPVNTQLHVSTVMIGISQPVLDTLISDLKSIHSLVGSALESRSVAQLRQVRIQESELVKFSVVIAKVEVDYSFQSGEESCVIYTDLGQIELNVLESASTQISIYTVFVTHDFKIKDSSSSYVALLYKANPSEKVCLYVTIARHQRH, encoded by the coding sequence ATGGCTCCCTCATGGTTACCTCAGAATATACAGAAACGTATCTTTAGATACATTCTTGCCAGGTTAGAGGTATTCTCTGATCTCGATCTCAAGAACCTGGATGTATCGGTTGGTACGAAAACCAACTTGACCCTACGTGAGGTTCAGCTGGATACTGATAAATTCACCCTACCAAATGGAGTATTTGTTCGAAGCGGCAAGTTAGGCACGTTAAACCTGAGTATTGGTGTTGGGAATGGTGTGGAAATCGACGGTACTGATGTGGAGTTCACCGTTGCGTTGTCTTCTAGCTCAttagatgaagatgatttaACTGATCTGCTGAGTCGTACGACTGCAGATTTGGCTGTAAGTTTATTGGACGACAATACCCGAGAGAAACAACATGGTTCATCTGCCAAGGATTCGAAAAAGTCACAGGATACATCGGATTCAGACTCAGATGATTCTGGCACGGGGGTCACAGGATATGGATTCGGTGAGCTGCCAAACATGGTTACTAAGGTGGCTGATACTGCTCTATCTCAACTATCTATCATGCTACATGGTATAAAATTGCGTCTTATTATTGACGAAGACTGCAGCCTAGAGATTCATGTGTCAAAGGTACAGCTCTCAACGGGAAAGGATGGTTTACGAACTATACGGGTATCAGAAATAGAGATACTCACTcccaaaatcaaagacaCTGTTGAgaataatgatgatgacgacatACTAAATCATGAAACTGACACCGAAAGAGGTGGTGAGGATAGCTTCCATATGGATGAAATGCAAAATTCCTTGATGCAGAGTACACTATTTTCGCATGAGGAGGCGAGTACTATGTATATGAGTGCTATGTCCTCTATGCTTCAAAGtaaagaacaagaagcaCAATTGGACCGCTTATTGTGGTGCGATTTCTCCGAACTATCATTTAAAGGCCTGCTCAGGTCGGATTTCAGTCTCAATATTGGCACGGTTAACATTTCAACGGTACCTGTTTCCCATGTATTGAGCACCATAGTTAACTTTGTTTTGAAGTTTGAATCAAATACTACCAAGgcaaaagaagatgctTCAAATGGTCTTACACATAATGACCATGACAACGGAAACCTTATTGCAAGTAATGAAGTAACTGATAACTCGCAGGCTACACAATTCACTTTAAAGGCGGGCGTCAAAGCAGTGCACATAAGCATGAGCAGTCTTCTACCGGATGGTTTATTTGAATCAGAAGAATCTCTTACTTTTGAGGTATCGTCTATTAACTTGAACATAGATAACAAACAACAATTGTTGACTGTATCCAACATAATTCTGCGTCAAGGTAATGAGCCGGTAGTATGGTTTGCCAAGAAGACaggagatgaagatgaggattTAGTATGTCATCTCGGAAACAAAGTTACAGTCCTACTACCACATCCTGCATCATTCTATTTTGACACAGATACAATCGTCAATATATCGGAAGCCATTAAATTGTTTTCTGATCTCCAGATAAGTCAGCCTTCTCAATcaccttcttcatctttatCAAGTCTCCGGCCCAAGGATGGCAAAAACGTTACCGCCAAGTTTAATACAATAGAGGGACAAATTAACACAGGCTCTACTACCGTCAGAGCTACTATTTTCCCTAGTAATTTTGAGAATGGTAAATTGCTCATTGACACTGTGCGCTTTTCGATAAAACACAACGATAGTACTTATAAAGCGGGCTCTATAGAGGTACAGGATATCTCTATCGTTTTTGGGGGCCAAAGCCTGGCACTCTCCACAGCAATCTTCTCTCCAGATTTAGAACAGATTCAGGCTCCTGTTAATACACAGTTGCATGTATCAACGGTAATGATAGGAATAAGCCAGCCAGTTCTGGATACCTTGATTTCTGATCTGAAATCTATACATTCATTGGTAGGATCGGCTCTTGAAAGCCGGTCTGTTGCACAATTGAGACAAGTTCGGATACAGGAAAGCGAACTAGTCAAGTTTAGTGTGGTCATTGCAAAAGTTGAGGTCGATTACTCATTCCAATCTGGAGAGGAATCCTGTGTTATCTACACAGATTTGGGCCAAATAGAACTCAATGTTCTCGAGTCAGCATCAACCCAAATTTCCATTTATACAGTTTTTGTTACCCATGACTTCAAAATCAAGgactcttcatcttcgtaTGTTGCTCTGCTCTACAAAGCCAATCCTAGTGAAAAGGTATGTTTATATGTCACAATTGCAAGGCACCAGAGACACTAA
- the ATG2 gene encoding Atg2p (Peripheral membrane protein required for autophagic vesicle formation; also required for vesicle formation during pexophagy and the cytoplasm-to-vaucole targeting (Cvt) pathway; involved in Atg9p cycling between the phagophore assembly site and mitochondria; essential for cell cycle progression from G2/M to G1 under nitrogen starvation; forms cytoplasmic foci upon DNA replication stress; GO_component: GO:0005737 - cytoplasm [Evidence IDA] [PMID 11382760]; GO_component: GO:0005737 - cytoplasm [Evidence IDA] [PMID 22842922]; GO_component: GO:0019898 - extrinsic component of membrane [Evidence IDA] [PMID 11382760]; GO_component: GO:0016020 - membrane [Evidence IEA]; GO_component: GO:0000407 - pre-autophagosomal structure [Evidence IDA] [PMID 11689437]; GO_component: GO:0000407 - pre-autophagosomal structure [Evidence IDA] [PMID 18497569]; GO_component: GO:0034045 - pre-autophagosomal structure membrane [Evidence IEA]; GO_function: GO:0003674 - molecular_function [Evidence ND]; GO_process: GO:0032258 - CVT pathway [Evidence IMP] [PMID 11382761]; GO_process: GO:0000045 - autophagic vacuole assembly [Evidence IMP] [PMID 11382761]; GO_process: GO:0006914 - autophagy [Evidence IEA,IEA]; GO_process: GO:0006914 - autophagy [Evidence IMP] [PMID 23382696]; GO_process: GO:0044805 - late nucleophagy [Evidence IMP] [PMID 22768199]; GO_process: GO:0000422 - mitochondrion degradation [Evidence IMP] [PMID 19793921]; GO_process: GO:0030242 - peroxisome degradation [Evidence IDA,IEP,IMP] [PMID 11382760]; GO_process: GO:0034727 - piecemeal microautophagy of nucleus [Evidence IMP] [PMID 18701704]; GO_process: GO:0015031 - protein transport [Evidence IEA]; GO_process: GO:0006810 - transport [Evidence IEA]), with translation MQLFLRDCVVELNPLDLPSQGLYIIKDSKVDFALGAESTIDLSVKRSALLLVDEVSNLETVGIPAVSGVTEFFLSQGYVSIGSISTLKSVIKIPSNRKPRVDITIDSVTLNTCADSTQVLIQTLNALKPPVEANDGIRFRTELPNLVDIFSEVDETTFMDGYTSSTALSKMGDDVINDDIPSNLEFVESYYVDQSTRLKWNSGSSSGSLNNGVSRADMLLEQDLSVLAGKSKNSSNSNSIEGSISSVSEASPYASSTSSSSSRNGSQSYARLDNFEQRAYTHDSVLNIEEDHFAKDLPSIYEQPTESGSTSPVSTPRRRRSVTATIPTTEKQEPLITIKARILSVDWLLFDGYDWSFTRDTINKAVNRVEYAADQFHREANGRGVSASDRFTPSPRNSGEVGNNEERGRIRNESPEGEVQTVVGDLLFNSIYIGVPAGDDPDMLRGAINRELNDDMSEAGSNASTNITSRSSSANRRSVDLGYRRKKKLALKRSKRYKMKISLRDVCADVIVLGGVNDQVDLSHYSPDTSGIVLNTIDIRVKDLEIFDNVHTSTWNKFLSYMRDAGERESHASMVHILLDTVKPVDYLAVSEIQLKVSVLPLRLIVDQDALDFLTRFFEFKDERFVVAETNEEIFIQKLDVRSVSVKLDYKPKKVDYMGLKSGRTIEFMNFFTLDGADIVLRHVVLYGIDGFGKVSDLLNGIWMPDIKQNQLGKFLSGLSSVHSLVRLGSGVRDLFVIPLQEYKKDGRVVRGLQKGAWFFAKNTTNELAKLGAKLAAGTQGVLESAEQALGGSGASARSLGAAYRSPYSDDIVSDDEEPSSPSTDQQHIVSLYANQPGGVSEGLRSAYKSMGKNLTMARDAVADIGVDAAERGNAQGAAIAVMRAAPVVLIRPMIGATEAVSKTLMGVTNQIEPDQLQDVQDVSIISGLLNESQNSQILTFRNTNDSIQIRL, from the coding sequence ATGCAACTTTTTCTTCGCGACTGTGTGGTGGAATTGAATCCCCTGGATCTACCTTCTCAGggattatatattataaagGACAGCAAGGTTGATTTTGCTTTAGGAGCAGAGAGCACAATTGATCTTTCCGTCAAACGATCAGCATTACTGCTTGTTGATGAGGTATCTAACCTAGAGACTGTAGGGATACCGGCAGTGAGTGGAGTTACAGAATTCTTTCTGTCACAGGGATATGTTTCGATAGGCTCGATTTCAACTCTAAAATCTGTTATCAAGATCCCCAGCAATCGTAAGCCCAGAGTCGACATTACAATCGATTCTGTCACTCTCAATACATGTGCTGACTCCACCCAAGTACTAATCCAAACCTTGAATGCTTTGAAACCCCCGGTAGAAGCTAATGATGGGATCAGGTTTCGTACAGAGCTACCAAATTTGGTAGACATATTttctgaagttgatgaaACAACCTTCATGGATGGATATACTTCTTCTACTGCTCTTTCTAAAATGGGGGATGATGTTattaatgatgatattCCTTCCAATCTTGAATTTGTAGAGAGCTATTACGTAGATCAGTCCACCCGTTTAAAATGGAATTCTGGATCATCGTCCGGATCATTAAATAATGGTGTCTCTCGTGCTGATATGCTACTGGAACAAGATTTGAGTGTTTTGGCAGGTAAGAGTAAGAACTCaagcaacagcaatagTATTGAAGGATCTATATCTTCGGTGAGTGAGGCGTCACCATATGCATCCTCAacgtcttcatcttcgtcaagaAATGGGTCTCAATCATATGCACGACTTGATAATTTCGAGCAGAGAGCGTACACACATGATTCTGTTTTGAAcattgaagaagatcatTTTGCCAAAGATTTACCCTCAATCTATGAGCAGCCAACAGAATCTGGATCGACTTCGCCTGTTAGCACTCCTCGTCGACGTCGGAGTGTAACGGCCACAATACCCACTACAGAAAAACAAGAGCCCCTAATCACAATAAAAGCACGGATTTTGTCAGTCGATTGGCTATTATTTGACGGGTATGATTGGAGTTTCACCAGAGATACTATCAATAAAGCGGTGAATCGAGTTGAGTATGCTGCAGATCAGTTCCATCGTGAAGCTAATGGACGGGGAGTTTCAGCCTCTGATAGATTCACACCATCTCCAAGGAATTCGGGAGAAGTCGGAAACAACGAGGAGAGGGGTCGAATTCGAAACGAGTCTCCCGAAGGCGAAGTGCAGACCGTTGTAGGTGACTTGTTATTCAACTCTATTTACATTGGTGTCCCAGCTGGCGACGACCCTGATATGTTACGAGGAGCTATCAACAGAGAACTTAATGATGATATGAGCGAAGCCGGAAGTAATGCATCTACCAACATCACCTCGCGCTCAAGTAGCGCTAATCGTAGGTCTGTAGACCTCGGGTATCGACGCAAGAAGAAATTGGCTCTAAAGCGATCTAAACGCtacaaaatgaaaatatcgCTTCGCGACGTCTGTGCAGATGTCATTGTTTTAGGCGGGGTCAATGATCAGGTTGATTTATCCCACTACTCCCCTGATACCAGTGGCATTGTTTTGAACACGATCGATATCAGAGTGAAAGATTTGGAGATCTTTGACAATGTTCATACTTCGACGTGGAATAAGTTTCTCTCTTATATGAGAGACGCTGGGGAACGCGAATCGCATGCTAGTATGGTGCATATACTGTTAGATACCGTAAAGCCAGTAGATTATTTGGCGGTCTCAGAAATTCAGTTGAAAGTTTCAGTCCTTCCGCTCAGATTGATTGTAGACCAGGATGCACTTGATTTCTTAACAAGATTTTTTGAGTTCAAGGATGAAAGATTTGTGGTCGCAGAAACTAATGAAGAGATATTCATTCAGAAACTTGATGTACGTTCTGTGAGTGTGAAGTTAGACTACAAGCCTAAAAAGGTCGACTACATGGGACTGAAATCAGGAAGAACCATAGAGTTCATGAATTTCTTTACATTAGATGGTGCGGATATAGTTCTACGGCATGTTGTGCTATATGGAATTGATGGATTCGGAAAGGTATCAGATTTACTTAATGGCATTTGGATGCCTGATATCAAGCAGAATCAATTGGGCAAGTTCTTATCCGGACTGTCCTCAGTTCATTCACTTGTGAGGCTCGGAAGCGGAGTGAGAGACTTATTTGTGATTCCGCTACAAGAGTACAAAAAAGATGGAAGAGTGGTCAGAGGCTTGCAGAAGGGTGCATGGTTCTTTGCCAAAAACACAACCAATGAATTGGCCAAGTTGGGTGCGAAACTGGCTGCTGGCACACAGGGTGTTCTAGAAAGTGCGGAGCAGGCTTTGGGTGGCAGTGGTGCTTCAGCTAGATCTCTCGGTGCTGCGTATCGGTCACCTTACTCCGACGATATTGTTAGCGATGACGAAGAGCCTTCCTCGCCCAGCACTGATCAACAGCATATTGTCAGTTTGTATGCTAATCAACCTGGAGGTGTAAGCGAGGGCCTGAGATCGGCGTATAAAAGCATGGGCAAGAATCTTACTATGGCTCGAGATGCCGTTGCTGacattggtgttgatgcGGCCGAGCGAGGGAACGCTCAAGGTGCTGCTATCGCTGTTATGAGGGCTGCTCCAGTTGTGCTTATCCGGCCAATGATAGGAGCCACGGAAGCTGTATCAAAAACTCTAATGGGTGTTACAAACCAAATAGAGCCTGACCAACTACAAGATGTACAGGATGTAAGTATCATATCTGGTCTGCTAAATGAATCTCAAAATTCACAAATACTAACCTTTAGAAATACAAATGATTCTATCCAAATTAGATTATGA